In Desulfobacter hydrogenophilus, the genomic stretch ATTTTGCCCAGTTCATCATTGTGGCCAAGGGGCTTAATGAACGAAAACAGCTTGAAAGCCAAATAAAAAACCTTCTGGACAACAACTTCCCCAATGTCCGGGGGCATCTGCAGACCCTCCAGATGGGACCGCCGGAGCCCTACCCTGTGATGCTGCGCGTATCTGGACGTGAGTATGCAACGGTGCGACAGATTGCAGACCGGGTCAGGGATGTGATGGCTGCAGACCCGGATTTAAAAAAAATCAATTTAGACTGGTATGAAAAGACCAAAAAACTTCAATTAAACGTGGACCAGGACAAGGCCAGGGCTCTTGGTGTCACAAGTTCCGACCTGGCTCTGGCCATCCAATCCCAGCTTTCTGGTATCCCGGTCAGTGAATTCAGAGAAAAGGATAAAACCGTTGATATCGTATTGCGGCTGTCTGCAGGCGATCGGCAGTCCCTGGATGATATCCGGACACTTCCCATCCATGTGGGCCAGGGTAAAACCATTCCTCTATCGCAGATTGCCGATATCCGTTTCGGCATGGAAGAGGGTCTGATATGGCGACGCAACCTTTTGCCCACCATTACGGTGCAGGCAGACACTATGGCAGGCGTCACCGGCAACGATGCCAGCCAAAACGTGTATGAAGCCCTGAAACCTGTCCGGGAAAGCCTTCCTATTGGGTATTCCATTGATATCGGCGGCCTTTCAGAACAGAGTCAAAAAGCCACGGGCTATATCCTGGAGATGGTGCCGGTAATGACCATGATTATTGTGATCCTTCTGATGATCCAGATGCAGAATATCCCCAACATGATCCTGACCCTGTTAACGGCGCCTCTGGGGCTGATGGGGGTGATTGCCTCCCTTCTGATTTTCAACATGCCCATGGGTTTTCTATCCCAGCTCGGCATTCTGGCCCTGTCCGGCATTATCATCCGCAACTCGGTGATCCTCATGGACCAGATCGACCTCCAGGTGGCTGCCGGAGAGAATCGGTACCATGCCATTATCAAGGCCACGGTGTTCCGGTTCAGGCCCATCATGCTCACAGCGGCTTCCACCATCCTGGGTATGGTGCCCCTGGCCGTGGACAAATTCTGGGCTCCCATGGCCATAAGCATTGGCGGCGGACTTTTGGGTGCCACGATCCTGACCCTATTTGTTCTGCCCTGCATGGTGGCGACCTGGTATCGGGTAAAAGCAGAGTAAAAAAGGTATTAAATCGGCAATTAAACTGCGAAAAATGCATAGGGACCCCATTTACTCCCCGCTATTTAAAAACGTGCAACAAAAATGGTATCATGTCCCCAAATTTATGACATAGAAAGGAGGATTGATAAGGTTGAAACTCAAAGGGATATTACTTGTAATTGGTATTGCGATTTTTTTATACACAGATTGCCAGGCTGGCACCAAGGACACTTCGGCTGAAAATATACTGACTTTTGGTGTCAACATGCGCTTTCGGTATGAATATATGGATAATTTTAATTTAAACTACTATGGTGATGAACCAGCAAAAGGGAAAGGAACCGATGGCTTCCTCCTGGGAAGATTACGGATGGGTATGGATTATCGTCCCACAAAAAATATTCATGTGGCTGTCTGGGGGCAACATGCACAGGTCTGGGATATAGGGTTTAAAGAGAGCGATTTTTACAATTCGACCTTTGACCAGGAAAACAATCCATATGAAGATGAATGGGAGCTTTACAATACCTATCTGGAAGTCACACAGATTCTGGATCAGCCACTGAGTATGAAAGCGGGGAGGCAAATCATTTCCTATGGCGACAAAAGGATCTTTGGCCCGGGGCAGTGGGGAAATACTGGCAAATGGATCTGGGATGCCGTCAAATTTTCCTACAAATTGGGCGACGGATTTGTGGATGCCTTTTACGGGAAAACCATGCTTCATGATTCGGACCAATTCAGCCTGAATCACGATCACGGATTTGAAAGTTATGGATTTTACAGTCATTTTAAGCTTCCCAAAAACCTGTTGGGTATTATGGTTGAACCCTTTTTTATGACCAAAAAAAACGATCGGGACACCTATAAAGGTGAAAATGGGCAATGGGAAGATTTTGATTCCTACTATCTGGGGGGCAGAATCTTCAGGATGGATCTTAACGGATGGGACGCTGACTTTACCTTTATAAAGCAGGAGGGGGATCTCTCCGACGATGATATCGACGCTTACGGTTACCATGCGTTGATTGGCTACAATTTTAAAAATATTGTTTTCACACCCCGGATCAGTTTAGAGTATAGCTATGCTTCCGGTGACAGTGATCCCACTGATGGGAAAAAAGAGACGTTTGACGGGGCATTTGGGGCCAGGGACAAGATGTTCGGCCGAATGAATCTGTTTCAATGGAAAAATTTAAAGGATGCCCAGATCAATCTGGAAGTCAAATTAAAAAAAGGCTTTTATTTAACGGCAGAATACCACCAGTTCTGGTTGGCCGAAAAAGAAGATGCCTGGTATCTGAACAAGAACTATAAGGACACGACCGGCAATTCAGGGGATAAAATCGGAAAAGAATTTGATATCGTCGGCAGGTGGGATCTTCCCAGAGGGAATCAAATTCAGTTCGGTTATGGTCATTTCTGGCCGGATGAGTTTGCTGAAAAACAGGCTTCGGATAAAAAGGCTGACTGGGTCTTTTTACAGTGGACCTATAACTTTTCCTATGGGTTGATTTAAGTATAGAAGTAAAATCCAAAAATTCGTTCAGCAGCCACATTCCATAAACGTTTCGTCCCTTCGGTATCTGCAAATATCATTGCATCGAAATTTTGCTCTACAAGGCTGTCCATGAATCCGTCGTTCATATTTACATCATCACCTCAAAATGAGGGGTTCTTGAAATGATAGCACCTAACGCATAACGCCAGCATGCCGTAGGGCCTGGCCTTTGACCAGGTCCGACGACATGCGCTTGTTCTAGTTTGGTTACTCCTGAAAAGCCATATCCGTTACCATATTAGCAGCTGCGATCACAAAACGATCGCCAATATGGACCATTGCTCCTATTTTTCAAACCGAGCGCCACCGCCGGCCGGATCCTGTTTATACCCCAGGGCCTTGAAATCCATCACCCCTGAAGGACTGTGGCAATCCAGGCAGGACAGCGATTCCTCCTTGGGAACCACCCCATGGTTCAGACGCCAGTACATGACAGTCTCAACAAAGTCAACCTTACCGCTAAAGGGAAGTTTTGCGGCCTTCATGCCCTTTTCCGCTGCCAATTTCCAGTCTCCCGTGGCCATAAAACCGTCCTTGCCCGTTAAATGGGGAACAATAAGGATTCGATTTTCAGAATCCATGGGCTGCCGGCTTTTTACCAACTTGTAGGGGGTAATCCTTGCCAATGGGTCTTTGATACTGCCCACCGGGGAATTAAGTGCAGTGACGCCACTTGTTTTTATAGTGTCTCCCTTAAGATACCTGTGGTGTTTTCCATTGTACCAGGCATAGGTTGGACGCAACGCCTTCTCTTTTACGGTGATGCCTAATTTCCCCTGCACCACGATCTTGTTTTCACTCTGCTCCAGGATCTTATTTTCTTTAGCCCCTTTGGAAAAATCTCTGGATGTCAGGGTGAACTTTTTGCGTGCAAAGGTGGGAATATGGCAGGTCTGGCAGGCAATGGATTGACAGTGACCGTTCAACTGCTTCAACAGCGGAGACGCGTCATCATGGGGTGATTCGTCATGGCAATCCAAGCATGAGACGCTGCCCTCACTCACGGCTGAGGTCGTGCTGCTGCCTGCAATCCGATGCTGATCCGTGGCGTGGCATTCCTGGCAGGAAAAATCCTCTCCTCCCATGTGGACATCAAAAGATCTGGAAGGATTGAGAAATTCACTGCTCAGATCCCCATGCTTAAAATTATCCCCACCGCCACCATACCAGTGACAGGCGCCGCAGTTCCCCCGCCCCGGAGGACCGACGCTCCCAGCGATTTGTGCCAGGTCAATCCCCTTGTCTGGATAACCGCACTTATTTTTCTTTTTGGAATAGCGGCCCGTGGTATCATGGCACACCAGGCAGTCCACATTGGCCATATCTGTAAAATCAAAATTTTCGTCTTTCCACCCATAACCGGCATGACATTTGGTGCACCCGCACCAATTGGATTCGATGCTCACTCAGTAGTCGTTCATCAAATTTATTTTGCCAAGTTGGATCCCCTTAGCACGGCCTTCTAAAAAAGGGGCATCCCCCTTCCACAGCCAGTGGGCTGTCTTTATAAAGGCCTCACCCTGATCGGCATGGCACTCCAGGCATCGACGGGTGAGAGCCTGACCATTGGCATAATTTTTTTCCATGTGTTTGGAATGATCCTCCATGGCATAGCATGGGCTGTAAAACATGAGTAAAGAAATAAAAAACAACACTTTTTGAATCATGATTCCTCCTTAGGTTATTTCTCTGAAACAGACACAAAACCGTTTATGAACATCAAACAATACTATTTTAATATGG encodes the following:
- a CDS encoding alginate export family protein, whose protein sequence is MKLKGILLVIGIAIFLYTDCQAGTKDTSAENILTFGVNMRFRYEYMDNFNLNYYGDEPAKGKGTDGFLLGRLRMGMDYRPTKNIHVAVWGQHAQVWDIGFKESDFYNSTFDQENNPYEDEWELYNTYLEVTQILDQPLSMKAGRQIISYGDKRIFGPGQWGNTGKWIWDAVKFSYKLGDGFVDAFYGKTMLHDSDQFSLNHDHGFESYGFYSHFKLPKNLLGIMVEPFFMTKKNDRDTYKGENGQWEDFDSYYLGGRIFRMDLNGWDADFTFIKQEGDLSDDDIDAYGYHALIGYNFKNIVFTPRISLEYSYASGDSDPTDGKKETFDGAFGARDKMFGRMNLFQWKNLKDAQINLEVKLKKGFYLTAEYHQFWLAEKEDAWYLNKNYKDTTGNSGDKIGKEFDIVGRWDLPRGNQIQFGYGHFWPDEFAEKQASDKKADWVFLQWTYNFSYGLI
- a CDS encoding tetrathionate reductase family octaheme c-type cytochrome, with protein sequence MIQKVLFFISLLMFYSPCYAMEDHSKHMEKNYANGQALTRRCLECHADQGEAFIKTAHWLWKGDAPFLEGRAKGIQLGKINLMNDYUVSIESNWCGCTKCHAGYGWKDENFDFTDMANVDCLVCHDTTGRYSKKKNKCGYPDKGIDLAQIAGSVGPPGRGNCGACHWYGGGGDNFKHGDLSSEFLNPSRSFDVHMGGEDFSCQECHATDQHRIAGSSTTSAVSEGSVSCLDCHDESPHDDASPLLKQLNGHCQSIACQTCHIPTFARKKFTLTSRDFSKGAKENKILEQSENKIVVQGKLGITVKEKALRPTYAWYNGKHHRYLKGDTIKTSGVTALNSPVGSIKDPLARITPYKLVKSRQPMDSENRILIVPHLTGKDGFMATGDWKLAAEKGMKAAKLPFSGKVDFVETVMYWRLNHGVVPKEESLSCLDCHSPSGVMDFKALGYKQDPAGGGARFEK